One stretch of Hevea brasiliensis isolate MT/VB/25A 57/8 chromosome 12, ASM3005281v1, whole genome shotgun sequence DNA includes these proteins:
- the LOC131171404 gene encoding cationic peroxidase 1-like, with the protein MASHGGIFYFSALIILAATVASVSSSSLSPYYYDSVCPEALPTIKRLVEAAVYKEQRMGASLLRLHFHDCFVNGCDASILLDPSPTIDSEKNARPNLNSARGFEVIDQIKQAVDEVCGCAVVSCADVLAVVARDSVVALGGPTWNVELGRRDSTTASRAKADSDIPSPFMDLPALINNFKNQGLDERDLVALSGGHTIGFAQCFVFRNRIYNETNIDPEFAQQRRLTCPSIGGNSTLSPLDPTPAQFDTAYFTNLIQKRGLLHSDQQLFNGGSTDGLVNTYSSNAKAFSADFARSMIKMGNIKPLTGDEGQIRSNCRKVN; encoded by the exons ATGGCTTCGCATGGCGGCATCTTTTATTTTTCTGCCTTGATTATATTGGCTGCTACTGTTGCTAGTGTATCTTCATCTTCGCTTTCTCCTTATTACTATGACAGCGTGTGTCCCGAAGCTTTACCAACTATTAAACGACTCGTTGAGGCTGCAGTGTACAAAGAACAGCGGATGGGTGCTTCTTTACTACGCCTGCATTTCCACGACTGTTTTGTTAAT GGCTGTGATGCATCAATTCTTCTGGATCCTTCACCCACTATTGACAGTGAAAAGAATGCTCGCCCTAATTTAAACTCTGCTAGAGGATTTGAAGTTATCGACCAGATTAAGCAGGCAGTGGACGAAGTGTGTGGTTGCGCCGTGGTCTCCTGCGCAGACGTTTTGGCCGTCGTAGCCCGCGATTCTGTAGTTGCG CTTGGAGGGCCAACATGGAACGTGGAACTTGGGAGGAGAGACTCAACTACCGCTAGCAGGGCAAAGGCAGACAGTGACATCCCATCGCCATTTATGGACCTTCCTGCACTTATTAACAACTTCAAAAACCAAGGTCTCGACGAAAGAGACCTTGTTGCTCTTTCTGGTGGCCATACTATAGGGTTTGCACAATGTTTTGTCTTCAGGAACCGAATCTACAATGAAACTAATATTGACCCTGAATTTGCACAACAGCGAAGATTAACTTGCCCAAGCATTGGTGGCAATTCGACCCTATCGCCTCTGGACCCAACACCTGCACAATTTGACACTGCATACTTCACCAATTTAATACAGAAAAGAGGTCTTCTTCATTCGGATCAACAACTTTTTAATGGCGGCTCCACTGATGGTCTAGTAAACACTTACAGCTCAAATGCCAAAGCTTTTTCTGCCGATTTTGCTAGGTCTATGATTAAGATGGGGAATATAAAACCACTGACAGGAGACGAAGGACAAATTCGTTCCAACTGCAGGAAGGTGAACTGA
- the LOC110641200 gene encoding peroxidase RIP1-like: protein MDLPALINNCKNQGLNERDLVALSGGHSIGFAQCFVFGNRIYSETNIDPKFAQQRRSTCPRTDGNSTLSPLDPTPARFDTAYFTNLIKKKGLLHSHHQLFNSGSTDGIVKTCSSNAKAFSANFARSMVKMGNIKPLTGNKGQIRLNCRKVN, encoded by the coding sequence atggacCTTCCTGCACTTATTAACAACTGCAAAAACCAAGGTCTCAACGAGAGAGATCTTGTTGCTCTCTCTGGTGGCCACAGTATTGGGTTTGCACAATGTTTTGTCTTCGGGAACCGAATCTACAGTGAAACTAATATTGACCCTAAATTTGCTCAACAGCGAAGATCAACTTGTCCACGCACTGATGGCAACTCGACCCTATCTCCTCTTGACCCAACGCCTGCACGATTTGACACTGCATACTTTACCAATTTGATCAAGAAAAAGGGTCTTCTTCATTCGCATCATCAACTTTTTAATAGTGGCTCCACTGATGGTATAGTAAAAACTTGCAGCTCAAATGCCAAAGCTTTCTCTGCCAATTTTGCTAGGTCTATGGTTAAGATGGGAAACATAAAACCACTGACAGGAAACAAAGGACAAATTCGTTTGAACTGCAGGAAGGTGAACTAA